Proteins encoded by one window of Flagellimonas lutaonensis:
- a CDS encoding DUF6660 family protein yields MKVLAIILSIYFLALNVVPCSDVGDVADDSQTVSVVDFDGDHGDDCELCSPFCQCHCCHVHTIHFGIANFEPLQATIPQDNFAHFDSIGKDITFSLFQPPQV; encoded by the coding sequence GTGAAAGTTTTGGCAATCATATTATCGATTTACTTCTTGGCGCTCAATGTGGTGCCTTGTAGCGATGTTGGTGATGTCGCCGACGATTCCCAAACCGTTTCAGTAGTTGATTTTGATGGTGACCACGGTGACGATTGCGAACTTTGCTCACCGTTCTGCCAGTGCCACTGCTGTCACGTTCACACGATACACTTTGGTATTGCTAACTTCGAACCGCTTCAAGCGACCATTCCACAGGATAACTTTGCCCACTTCGACAGTATCGGTAAGGATATTACTTTCTCTCTCTTTCAGCCCCCGCAGGTTTAA
- a CDS encoding efflux RND transporter periplasmic adaptor subunit, whose protein sequence is MNKNFIYIAIAVVVGLLGGWLIFGGSSEESMTDKHDHSTEAEGQMWTCSMHPQIMQPEPGDCPICGMDLIPAESGADGLAMNEIKMTKNAMALADIQTSIVGNASVDDENMISLSGKIKMNEEENAVQASYFDGRIERLNVNFEGQEVQKGQLLATIYAPNLIAAQQELITAASLKESQPSLYKAVRNKLKLWKLSEAQINSIEESGKVKENFPIYATVSGTVSEKMAAEGDYVKQGQPIVKVSNLNSVWAEFDAYENQISEFKKGQKISVTTNAYPNKEFDATVSFIDPVLNTQTRTVTVRANLKNSDGMLKPGMFVTGKVEGTTVNTESNLTIPASAVMWTGERSLVYIKTNANKPVFEMREVTLGNRNGDMFTVTSGLENGDEIVTNGTFTVDAAAQLQGKKSMMNQSTEEEKEMMAMEMSLSTSFQEQFVKALPSYLELKDALVASNAEKVSDFAKVSSEKMKVISQKDLDKMLKTHLSKSIEMLDAIASNSNLENQRSHFVILNENLVAIAMNLESIDNPLYVQKCPMANNNKGAVWLSTEEEIRNPYYGDAMLTCGSVIDSLK, encoded by the coding sequence ATGAACAAGAATTTCATATATATCGCTATTGCAGTCGTTGTCGGACTGCTTGGTGGTTGGCTCATTTTCGGTGGCTCATCGGAAGAATCTATGACAGATAAGCACGACCATTCCACAGAAGCGGAAGGTCAAATGTGGACCTGCTCGATGCACCCCCAGATTATGCAACCCGAACCAGGTGATTGTCCCATTTGCGGAATGGATTTAATTCCTGCGGAATCAGGTGCTGATGGACTTGCAATGAACGAAATAAAGATGACCAAAAATGCGATGGCATTGGCGGACATCCAAACATCCATCGTGGGAAATGCTTCTGTAGATGATGAGAATATGATTTCCCTTTCGGGAAAAATCAAGATGAACGAGGAAGAAAATGCGGTGCAGGCCAGTTATTTCGATGGTAGAATTGAACGGCTCAACGTCAATTTTGAAGGTCAGGAAGTACAAAAAGGGCAATTGTTGGCAACCATTTATGCACCTAATCTGATAGCTGCTCAGCAAGAATTGATTACTGCGGCTTCGCTAAAAGAATCGCAACCCTCACTATACAAGGCGGTACGCAACAAGTTGAAACTTTGGAAACTCTCGGAAGCCCAAATCAATAGCATAGAGGAATCCGGCAAGGTCAAAGAGAACTTTCCGATTTATGCGACCGTATCCGGAACGGTTTCAGAAAAAATGGCTGCCGAAGGCGACTATGTAAAACAGGGACAGCCCATTGTAAAGGTGAGTAACCTAAACTCTGTATGGGCGGAATTTGATGCCTACGAAAACCAGATTTCAGAGTTTAAAAAAGGGCAGAAAATTTCAGTAACGACAAATGCTTATCCAAATAAGGAATTTGATGCAACGGTCTCATTTATAGACCCTGTTCTGAATACCCAAACCCGCACCGTAACCGTTCGGGCCAATCTCAAAAATAGCGATGGAATGCTAAAACCCGGAATGTTCGTAACTGGCAAAGTAGAAGGAACAACGGTAAATACGGAATCAAACCTGACCATACCTGCAAGTGCTGTGATGTGGACGGGTGAACGGTCTTTGGTGTACATCAAAACCAACGCCAACAAACCTGTTTTTGAAATGCGGGAAGTTACTCTTGGCAATCGCAATGGCGATATGTTTACGGTTACATCCGGTTTAGAAAATGGCGATGAGATTGTGACCAATGGCACTTTTACCGTAGATGCAGCTGCGCAATTGCAGGGGAAGAAATCGATGATGAATCAAAGTACTGAAGAAGAGAAAGAAATGATGGCGATGGAAATGTCACTTTCAACTTCTTTTCAAGAACAGTTTGTGAAGGCTTTGCCGTCATACCTTGAACTCAAAGATGCTTTGGTAGCGAGTAATGCAGAAAAAGTTTCCGATTTTGCGAAAGTATCTTCCGAAAAAATGAAGGTGATATCACAAAAAGATTTGGACAAAATGCTCAAAACCCATCTATCCAAAAGTATTGAAATGCTGGATGCCATTGCAAGTAATTCTAATTTAGAAAACCAACGTAGTCATTTCGTCATTCTCAATGAAAATTTGGTTGCAATAGCAATGAATCTCGAAAGCATTGACAACCCCCTATACGTTCAAAAATGCCCAATGGCAAACAACAATAAAGGTGCGGTTTGGTTGAGCACCGAAGAAGAAATCCGTAATCCTTATTATGGTGATGCAATGTTAACGTGCGGTAGTGTGATTGATTCGTTGAAATAG
- a CDS encoding DUF305 domain-containing protein — protein sequence MEHSKHANKGKYRTFFMMLACSFVAMYITMYLNTYELDHVWFSLTRFYMVCLGIAAMAVIMWFFMRKMYTDKKKNIAILLGSLVLFFGALFLVRDQKSTVGDVLWMKAMIPHHSIAILTSERADIKDPEVKKLAEEIIKAQRREIAEMKEMIERLQNEK from the coding sequence ATGGAACATTCAAAACACGCAAACAAAGGAAAATACAGAACATTTTTTATGATGCTGGCTTGCTCATTTGTAGCAATGTACATCACAATGTATCTCAACACCTATGAACTCGACCACGTATGGTTCAGCCTAACGCGCTTCTATATGGTCTGTCTGGGCATAGCAGCAATGGCAGTCATTATGTGGTTTTTTATGCGGAAGATGTACACCGACAAGAAAAAGAATATTGCCATTCTTTTAGGTAGTTTGGTCTTGTTTTTTGGGGCATTGTTTTTGGTTCGCGACCAAAAATCCACAGTAGGTGACGTACTATGGATGAAAGCAATGATACCGCATCATTCCATCGCTATATTGACCAGTGAACGAGCGGACATCAAAGACCCAGAGGTAAAGAAACTGGCAGAAGAAATCATCAAGGCACAGCGCAGGGAAATTGCCGAAATGAAAGAAATGATTGAACGATTACAGAACGAAAAATAA
- a CDS encoding PepSY domain-containing protein, translating to MVKRKTAIKIRKAHRYLGIFLGIQFLMWTISGMYFSWTDIDEIHGDQFRQDPVEASAFTHLISPSDVNPEEGIVSVELREIDGNPYYWINDKQLFDAKTGKVKKVISESEALKIAERNMLPELQVKGIERIEQVGSHSEYRGRPLPAYVISYETPKNIKAYVSEKDGAFQTLRHRDWRWFDFLWMTHTMDYEGRDDFNTTVLRAFSLLGLITVLSGFLLWYISSPTIRKIKKRNK from the coding sequence ATGGTAAAAAGAAAAACAGCGATAAAAATTAGAAAGGCGCACCGCTATCTGGGCATCTTCCTGGGCATCCAGTTCTTGATGTGGACGATAAGTGGAATGTATTTCAGTTGGACGGACATTGACGAAATACACGGCGACCAATTTCGGCAAGACCCGGTCGAGGCATCTGCTTTTACACATTTGATAAGTCCATCCGATGTGAATCCTGAAGAAGGGATAGTTTCCGTAGAACTTCGGGAAATTGATGGCAATCCCTATTACTGGATAAATGACAAGCAACTTTTTGATGCCAAGACAGGCAAAGTAAAGAAAGTAATCTCAGAAAGTGAAGCTCTGAAAATCGCTGAACGGAATATGTTGCCGGAACTTCAAGTAAAAGGAATCGAGCGCATCGAGCAAGTAGGCAGCCATAGCGAGTATCGTGGCAGACCGCTTCCGGCCTATGTCATCAGCTATGAAACACCTAAAAACATCAAGGCCTACGTTTCCGAAAAAGATGGCGCATTCCAAACGCTACGTCATCGGGATTGGCGTTGGTTCGACTTTCTATGGATGACCCATACGATGGATTATGAAGGTCGCGACGATTTCAATACAACCGTACTACGTGCCTTTTCCCTACTTGGATTGATTACCGTATTGAGCGGGTTTTTGTTATGGTATATCAGTTCACCAACAATCAGAAAAATAAAAAAGAGAAACAAATAA
- a CDS encoding heavy metal translocating P-type ATPase — translation MKHTYHIHGMTCNGCRTHVEKTLSKVDGVIEASVNLEKSEAVIEMESHIPIGTFQEALKQDGGSYSIHNPGKHHHKDDSAKVNAEHSRSTKAKKEKPKGKGTGTFYCPMHCEGDKTYDKPGDCPVCGMDLVEEQNLTATTSEQWTCPMHPEIVKDEPGSCPICGMDLVPMEPDLSAEEKTYKKLLKKFWVATAFTLPIFIIAMSEMVANNPLYDILELKYWNWIQFALSIPVVFYATWMFFERAYRSIKTWNLNMFTLIGIGAGVAWLFSVFGMLVPDFFPEQFKTEAGTVHVYFEAATVILTLVLLGQLLEARAHSKTNSAVKELLKLAPNKAVKVVDGEEQEVAIDQIELDDILRVKPGDKIPVDGVITEGETSIDESMITGEPIPVNKSVDDKVSSGTINGNQSFLMKAEKVGSDTLLSQIIQMVNDASRSRAPIQKLADTVSGYFVPIVVIIAVFTFGVWAIWGPEPAYVYALVNAIAVLIIACPCALGLATPMSVMVGVGKGAQNGVLIKNAEALEKMDKVDTLIVDKTGTITEGKPTVEKVGSFDNGFSESEVLQYIVSLNNQSEHPLAEATVKYGKEQNTEFLKADGFNAVTGKGVEGKVNGKDVALGNAKMMEHANAELLETMEEKAQSFQKQGKTVSYLTIDGSVVGYVVIGDKIKETSAKAIKELQDKGIDVIMLTGDNHDTAQAVANELNLADFQAGMLPENKLQEVEKLQENGKVVAMAGDGINDAPALAKSDVGIAMGTGTDVAIESAAITLVKGDLHGIVKARNLSDVVMRNIKQNLFFAMIYNTLGIPIAAGLLYPFFGILLSPMIAALAMSFSSVSVIANSLRLKGSNID, via the coding sequence ATGAAACACACCTATCACATACACGGAATGACCTGCAATGGTTGCAGAACCCACGTCGAGAAAACTCTCTCTAAAGTAGATGGTGTAATTGAAGCATCGGTCAATTTAGAAAAATCTGAAGCGGTCATTGAAATGGAATCGCATATTCCTATCGGAACATTTCAGGAAGCACTAAAGCAAGATGGCGGTTCGTATAGCATTCACAACCCAGGCAAACATCATCACAAGGATGATTCCGCTAAAGTTAATGCTGAGCATAGTCGAAGTACGAAAGCGAAAAAAGAAAAACCTAAAGGCAAGGGAACCGGAACGTTCTACTGCCCGATGCACTGTGAAGGCGATAAAACCTATGACAAACCGGGCGATTGCCCTGTCTGCGGAATGGATTTGGTCGAGGAACAGAATTTGACCGCTACCACTTCTGAACAGTGGACGTGCCCAATGCATCCCGAAATCGTAAAGGACGAGCCGGGAAGCTGTCCTATTTGCGGAATGGACTTGGTACCGATGGAACCCGACCTATCCGCAGAAGAAAAAACCTATAAAAAACTGCTCAAAAAGTTTTGGGTAGCCACGGCCTTTACGTTGCCGATTTTCATCATTGCGATGTCCGAAATGGTTGCCAACAATCCGCTGTACGACATTCTGGAACTGAAATACTGGAACTGGATTCAGTTTGCGCTTTCCATTCCCGTTGTGTTCTACGCCACTTGGATGTTCTTTGAACGCGCTTACCGCAGTATAAAAACGTGGAACCTCAATATGTTCACCCTTATTGGCATTGGTGCAGGTGTGGCTTGGTTGTTCAGCGTATTCGGGATGCTCGTACCAGACTTTTTCCCCGAACAGTTCAAGACCGAAGCGGGAACCGTTCACGTGTATTTTGAAGCGGCCACGGTCATTCTTACGTTGGTATTGCTTGGCCAATTGTTAGAAGCTCGTGCGCATAGTAAAACCAATTCCGCAGTCAAGGAACTTTTAAAACTGGCACCCAACAAGGCAGTCAAAGTCGTGGATGGCGAGGAACAGGAAGTTGCTATTGACCAAATTGAATTAGACGATATTCTTCGGGTAAAACCGGGTGATAAAATTCCGGTTGACGGCGTCATCACCGAAGGTGAAACATCCATCGATGAATCAATGATAACGGGCGAACCCATTCCCGTAAACAAGTCTGTAGATGATAAGGTCAGCAGCGGAACGATTAATGGCAACCAATCTTTCCTAATGAAAGCGGAAAAGGTAGGTTCCGACACGTTGCTTTCACAAATTATCCAGATGGTCAATGATGCCAGTCGCAGCCGTGCGCCCATCCAAAAATTGGCCGATACGGTTTCAGGCTACTTCGTGCCCATCGTGGTCATTATCGCAGTATTCACTTTTGGGGTCTGGGCAATTTGGGGACCAGAACCGGCCTATGTCTATGCCCTGGTCAATGCCATTGCTGTTTTGATTATCGCCTGTCCCTGCGCCTTGGGATTGGCAACGCCTATGTCCGTAATGGTCGGTGTCGGTAAGGGTGCACAGAACGGCGTGCTGATAAAAAATGCCGAAGCCCTCGAAAAGATGGATAAGGTAGATACCCTCATCGTGGATAAAACGGGAACGATTACTGAAGGAAAACCCACGGTGGAAAAAGTGGGGTCTTTTGATAACGGTTTCAGCGAAAGTGAAGTATTGCAATACATTGTTTCCCTGAATAATCAGAGTGAACATCCTCTTGCCGAAGCTACCGTCAAATACGGAAAAGAACAAAACACCGAATTCCTTAAAGCCGATGGGTTCAATGCCGTTACCGGAAAAGGTGTTGAAGGCAAGGTCAACGGCAAGGACGTGGCTTTAGGAAATGCCAAAATGATGGAACACGCCAATGCCGAGTTGTTGGAAACTATGGAAGAAAAAGCCCAATCTTTCCAAAAGCAGGGCAAAACCGTTTCCTATCTCACAATTGATGGAAGCGTTGTCGGTTATGTGGTAATTGGTGATAAAATCAAGGAAACGAGTGCCAAGGCTATCAAGGAATTACAGGACAAGGGAATCGATGTGATTATGCTAACGGGCGACAACCACGATACAGCTCAGGCAGTGGCCAACGAACTCAATCTTGCGGACTTTCAGGCGGGAATGCTTCCCGAAAACAAATTGCAGGAAGTTGAAAAACTACAAGAAAACGGAAAGGTAGTTGCAATGGCGGGTGACGGTATCAATGATGCCCCAGCTCTCGCAAAAAGTGATGTGGGTATCGCAATGGGAACGGGTACAGATGTGGCCATAGAAAGTGCTGCCATTACTTTGGTCAAAGGCGACCTGCACGGTATTGTCAAGGCAAGAAATTTAAGCGATGTGGTAATGCGAAACATCAAGCAAAACCTGTTTTTTGCGATGATTTACAACACCTTGGGAATACCCATTGCTGCGGGATTGCTGTATCCATTTTTCGGGATTTTATTGTCCCCAATGATTGCGGCCCTGGCAATGAGCTTCAGTTCGGTTTCGGTAATCGCCAATTCGCTAAGGCTCAAAGGTTCAAACATCGACTAA
- a CDS encoding heme-binding domain-containing protein, whose product MKIVKIIAWIALIAFVVIQFFTVDYNQNETVPETDFMLVNNVPATVEQSLRVSCYDCHSNNTDYPWYSKVQPSAWYLEHHIKEGKAELNFNEWGNLSDRRKNSKLRSIINQIEDGEMPLDSYTLIHRDAIFSETNKTAVIEYMKKLKDSLE is encoded by the coding sequence ATGAAAATAGTAAAAATCATAGCGTGGATAGCATTGATTGCCTTTGTGGTCATCCAGTTTTTTACTGTGGACTATAACCAGAATGAAACGGTACCAGAAACTGATTTTATGCTCGTGAACAATGTACCTGCAACGGTAGAACAATCGTTGCGGGTTTCCTGCTATGATTGCCATAGTAACAATACCGATTATCCTTGGTACAGCAAGGTGCAACCATCTGCTTGGTACTTGGAACATCATATCAAAGAAGGAAAGGCAGAGCTGAATTTCAACGAATGGGGCAACCTTTCCGACCGAAGGAAAAATAGCAAATTACGGTCTATCATAAACCAGATTGAAGATGGTGAAATGCCTTTGGATAGCTATACGTTGATTCATAGGGATGCCATTTTTTCTGAAACGAACAAAACAGCAGTAATTGAGTATATGAAAAAATTAAAAGATAGCTTGGAATAA